In Vanrija pseudolonga chromosome 4, complete sequence, a single window of DNA contains:
- the fox-2_1 gene encoding Peroxisomal hydratase-dehydrogenase-epimerase translates to MSLDFKDLVVLITGAGGGIGRAYALFFAPRGAKIVINDVNAANAEKVVGEVKALGGQAVSAVGSVTDGQKIVDAAVAAYGTVHVLLNNAGILRDKSFRKMSEKEFDDIIAIHLNGAFSMTKAVWPLMRKQKFGRIVNTSSPAGIYGNGGQTNYSAAKMALITFSRVLSFEGVKYDIKANTIAPLAASPMTETVMTKEVLEHLTPDFIPPLIGVLTAKNGPDVKGRTFELGAGYYGEIRWQESAGYTFKTDSSFTPSAVDHKWNQIRDFSKGSKYPDVTDGAEMMEILELQPSLPPNEQGPPPPDSFKGYTVIITGAGGGLGRAYALHFARFGANVVVNDVAEGPAQETVNLVNQAGGVGAVAVGFVPNDSAKIVQVAVDKFGGAHALINNAGILRDKAFVNMTEESFTQMLDIHVKGSWSMAKAVWPIFHKQNYGRIVNTSSPNGVNGAHGQANYATAKAAIIGFTRSLAIEGKKNNILVNALAPSAGTQMTATVWPKEMLEMFKPDTVAPIVAYLASQRCHDTGLIIKTQGGRASEYRWERAFGVVFPNDKVPTAEELAAKWKEVTYFDKRAIHPQNNSESKAQIVANFNNRSSKARL, encoded by the exons ATGTCTCTCGACTTCAAGGACCTCGTCGTTCTCATCactggtgccggcggcggtatCGGCAGGGC TTACGCTCTCTTCTTTGCTCCCCGCGGCGCCAAGATCGTCATCAACGATGTCAACGCTGCCAACGCCGAGAAGGTTGTGGGCGAGGTCAAGGCTC TCGGAGGCCAGGCCGTTTCCGCAGTCGGCTCGGTGACCGACGGCCAGaagattgtcgacgccgccgtcgccgcctaCGGCACGGTCCACGTCCTGCTCAACAACGCCGGCATCCTGCGCGACAAGTCGTTCCGCAAGATGTCCGAGAAGGAGTTTGACGACATTATTGCGATCCACCTCAACGGTGCCTTCTCCATGACCAAGGCCGTCTGGCCCCTGATGCGCAAGCAGAAGTTTGGCCGCATCGTCAACACTtcgtcgcccgccggcaTCTACGGCAACGGTGGCCAGACCAACTACTCTGCCGCCAAGATGGCGCTTATCACCTTCTCGCGCGTCCTCTCGTTCGAGGGTGTCAAGTACGACATCAAGGCCAACACCATTGCTCCTCTCGCTGCCTCGCCCATGACTGAGACTGTCATGACCAAGGAGGTTCTCGAGCACCTCACCCCCGACTTCATCCCCCCTCTCATCGGTGTCCTCACCGCCAAGAACGGCCCCGACGTCAAGGGCCGCACGTTCGAGCTCGGTGCCGGCTACTACGGCGAGATCCGCTGGCAAGAGTCGGCTGGCTACACGTTCAAGACGGACTCCTCGTTCACCCCCAGCGCGGTCGACCACAAGTGGAACCAGATCCGCGACTTCTCCAAGGGCAGCAAGTACCCCGATGTCacggacggcgccgagatgatggagatcctcgagctccagcCCTCGCTTCCTCCCAACGAGCAGggccctccccctcccgaCAGCTTCAAGGGCTACACCGTCATCATCactggtgccggtggtggtctTGGCCGTGCCTACGCTCTCCACTTCGCCCGCTTCGGCGCCAACGTTGTCGTcaacgacgtcgccgagggacCCGCCCAGGAGACTGTCAACCTTGTCAACCAGGCTGGCGGTGTcggtgccgttgccgttggaTTTGTCCCCAACGACTCGGCCAAGATTGTCCAGGTTGCCGTTGACAAGTTTGGCGGTGCTCACGCCCTCATCAACAACGCCGGTATCCTTCGCGACAAGGCCTTTGTCAACATGACCGAGGAGTCGTTCACCCAGATGCTTGACATCCACGTCAAGGGCTCGTGGTCGATGGCCAAGGCTGTCTGGCCCATCTTCCACAAGCAGAACTACGGCCGCATCGTcaacacgtcgtcgcccaaCGGTGTCAACGGCGCCCACGGCCAGGCCAACTACGCgaccgccaaggccgccatcATTGGCTTCACCCGTTCGCTCGCCatcgagggcaagaagaacaACATTCTCGTCAATGCGCTCGCCCCCTCGGCCGGCACGCAGATGACCGCCACCGTCTGGCCCAAGGAGATGCTCGAGATGTTCAAGCCCGACACGGTCGCGCCCATTGTCGCCtacctcgcctcgcagcGCTGCCACGACACGGGTCTCATCATCAAGACCCAGGGCGGCAGGGCGTCCGAGTACCGCTGGGAGCGTGCCTTTGGCGTCGTCTTCCCCAACGACAAGGTGcccaccgccgaggagctcgccgccaagtGGAAGGAGGTCACCTACTTTGACAAGCGCGCCATCCACCCCCAGAACAACTCGGAGTCCAAGGCTCAGATTGTCGCCAACTTTAACAACCGCTCGAGCAAGGCGAGGCTCTAA